The stretch of DNA GGCGTCGCGGATATCCTCGCGGCCATGGCCGAGGTTGCAGGAGATGGCGCCAGAGCAGCCGTCGAGGTACTCCTTGCCCTGGGTGTCCCACAGGAAGACGCCGTGGCCATGGCTGACCTCCGGCATCGGGGGGCCGGCCTGGTAGAACAGGGGAGAGGTCGTCATCGTGTCGATCCGTTGTCATTGTGTAAGTCGGATACCGCCAGTCTAGGTAGCCGCGACAAAATATTTCAATATATGATGTTTTTATCGAAGTCGATGAGTTTTAGTCATGGCTGACGTCACCATCCACTCGCTCAAGGCGCTGGCGATCTTCAAGACCCTGTTCGAGGCCGGGAGCGCCTCCCAGGCGGCCAGAACGCTGGGCATCACCCAGTCGGGCGTCAGCCGCTCGCTGTCCCAGCTGGAGCAGAACCTGGGGCTCGAGCTGTTCCTGCGCGAGAAGAACCGCCTGGTGGCCACACCCGAGGCGAGGGAGCTCTATGAGGAGATCCTGCGGCTGATGGGGAACATCGAGGAGCTGCGTCACAGCGTGCTGGCCCTGAAGGAGTTCGGCACCTCGCGGCTGAGGATCGCCGCCATTCCCGGCCTGGCCTTCGGTTTCGTGCCGCGCCTGATCGCCACGCTGCTGGAGGAGAACCGGGGGTTCAGCATCAGTTTCGACATGATGTCGAGCCACGATGTGCTCCGCGAGGTGGAGTCCGGTCATGCCGACATCGGCTTCGTGACCCTGCCGGTGAGTTCCCGGGTGCTGCGGGTCGAGGAGTGGCTGACCACCCACGCCCGCTGCCTGGTCCCCAGGGGGCACCCCCTGAGCGGCCTGGAGGAGTTGACCATCGCCGACCTCAAGAACCAGTACCTGGTGATCAGTAACCAGCCCAACGTGGGGGCCGACCCGCTGCTCAATCTCGCCACCGCCCACGGCATCCACATCGCCGGCAAGACCGAGGCCAATATCGGGGCCATCACCTCCCTGGTGGCCAACGGGGTAGGGATCAGCGTGATGAATCCGATCACCGCCACCGACCAGCTCTTCCGGCGGGAGGAGGTGGTGATACTGCCCTTCACCCCGGAGATCGACTTCAGCTTCGGCCTGGTCTATCGGGACGACTGGAAGCATGCCCGTGCGCTGGAGCTCATCCGCGCCTCCGGCCGGGATCTGTTGCGGTACTATCCGTCCTGACGGCGGTCGGCCACGCTCGCCGCATCGTCTCCTGTCCGGCCGCCAGGCCGATGGAGGCGCCGCCCATCCCCTATCTCCCATCCCCCATCCACGAGGACCCCTCAACGCAATGCTGACCTTTCACAGTGAACTGACCAAACGCCGCCGGGCGCTTACCGAGCTGGACGGCGGGCAGCTGGTGACACCCTACGAATGTCCCGAGCGGGTCGACCTGGTGCTTGCGCGCGTGCTCGAGAGCGGGCTCGGCGAGGTGCGCGAGCCGGTCGAGCACGGGCTCGCCCCGGTGCTGGCGATCCATGACCGGGGCTATGTCGAGTTCCTCGAGCGCTGCTGGGCGGACTGGGTCGCCGCGGGTCGGCAGGGCGAGGCGATCGCCTGGATCTGGCCCACCCGGACCATGCCGGGGCATGTCATCCCGCAGCACATCGACGGGCGGCTCGGCCACTATGCCCTGGGCGCCGACACCTCCATCTGCGAGGGCACCTTCGAGGCCGCCATGGCCAGCAAGGACATCGCCCTCTCGGCGGTGGACCATGTCCTGGCCACCGGTGAGCCGGCCTTCGGCCTGTGCCGACCGCCGGGCCATCACGCCGCCACCGACCAGTTCGGCGGCTACTGCTTCTTCAACAATGCGGCCATCGCCGCCCAGCGGGCCCTGGAGGCCGGCCGGTCGCGCGTGGCGGTACTGGACGTCGACTTCCACCACGGCAACGGCACCCAGGAGATCTTCTACGCCCGGGACGACGTGCTCTTCCTCTCGCTGCACGGTGATCCCCTCCACTGCTTCCCGCACTTCCTCGGGCATGCCGACGAGACCGGCGAAGGGGCGGGCGAGGGCTTTACCGTCAACTACCCCATGGCGCCGGGCACCGGCTATGCCGCCTGGGTGGAGGCCCTGGAGGCCGCCAAGGCGCGCATCCTCGAGGCCGGCTGCGAGCTTCTGGTGGTATCGCTCGGGGTCGACGCCTTTGAACACGACCCCATCAGTGCCTTCACGCTGTCCAGCGACGACTTCACCGACGTGGGCAGGCGGCTGGGACGGCTCGGCCTGCCCACCGTCTTCCTGCTCGAGGGCGGCTATGCGGTGGAGGAGATCGGCCTCAATGCGGTCAACGTGCTGAGCGGTTTCGAGCAGCCTTGAGTCGCGGGCGTTTACACTGAGATCAAGGCCATCATCACGAGGGCAACGACATGGCACGCATTCACGACGACAACTCCCGCTCCATCGGCAACACCCCGCTGGTGCGGCTCAACCGGGTCAACGAGGGGGCGACGATCTGGGCCAAGATCGAGGGGCGCAATCCCGCCTACTCGGTGAAGTGCCGTATCGGCGCGGCGATGATCTGGGATGCCGAGGCGCGGGGAGCGCTCAAGCCCGGCATGACGATCATCGAGCCCACCAGCGGCAACACCGGCATCGCGCTGGCCTTCGTGGCCGCGGCCCGGGGCTATCCGCTGGTGCTGACCATGCCGGCCTCCATGAGCCTCGAGCGTCGCAAGGTGCTCAAGGCCCTGGGGGCCGACCTGGTGCTCACCGACCCCGCCAAGGGCATGCCCGGTGCCATTGCTCGGGCCGAGGAGATCGCCGCCACCGACCCGGCCCGGTACTGGCTGCCCCAGCAGTTCCAGAACCCGGCCAATCCCGGCATCCACGAGACCACCACCGGTCCCGAGATCTGGGACGACACCGACGGCGCGGTCGATGTCTTCGTGGCCGGTGTCGGCACGGGCGGCACCCTCACCGGGGTCGCTCGCTACATCAAGCAGACCCGGGGCAAGGCGATCACCGCCGTGGCCGTGGAACCCGTCGACTCGCCGGTGATCACCCAGACCCTCCATGGGCAGGCACCCACGCCGGCCCCCCACAAGATCCAGGGCATCGGCGCCGGGTTCGTGCCGGCCAACCTGGACATGGCGCTGGTGGATCGCGTCGAGACCGTCGGCAACGACGACGCCATGGCCATGGCGCATCGGCTGATGCAGGAGGAGGGCATCCTCTGCGGGATCTCCTGCGGCGCCGCGGTGGTGGTCGCGGTGCGCCTCGGTCGCCTGCCCGAGTTCCGGGACCGGAACATCGTGGTCGTGCTGCCCGACAGCGCCGAGCGGTATCTCTCCTCGGCGCTCTTCGCGGGCCGCTTCGGCGAGCAGGAGAGCGTCCAGTGAGCCGCCAGGACCCCGCGGGCGACGATGTCAGCCCCCCGCCTCGTCGAGGTGTCGCTGCCTCTCCTCCAGGTCCTGGTTGATCCGCTGTGCCGCCTGCTCGGCGCGCTCGATGGTCCCCTGCGGCTGGGAGAGCGTCTCGCTCCTGTCCCCGGAGGTGACGGCCGAGTCCAGATAGGTCTTCATCACGTAGCCGAGAAGGATCAGGGCCAGGAGCAGGCCAATGAGTCGCATGTCGTTTCCTCCCGGAGGGCGTGGGTGGGTCAGCGGTGTGGGCATGCCCAGTATAGGCGCCTCCCGCCACGGCCAGGAGGTCGGGACGGTCGACACCCTTCCGGGCTCGTGCCCCCGCCGATGCCCCATCATAGGGCTTGGCGTTTCCCGGGACCCGGACCAAACTATTAGGGCCACCGCGTCAGAGCGGGCAACCGGGGACAGGCCATGCACGACTATCCAGGGGGGGCGAGGGGCGTCGGGCAGAACCGCTACTCGCGGAGGGGCCCGTGGGGGTGTGCGGTCGCTCCCGACGGCCGTGACCCGAGCGGGCCTCGTTAGATGAAGCGCTCGCAGCGGCGCATCGTCATGCTGGCGATGCTCGGCATCCTGGTGACCGGAGCGCTGGTGGGGGTCGCCACGGCCTGGCCGCTCTACCAGGCCCATCGCCAGGGCCTCGAGACCATCACCCTGGTGAGCGCCTCGGCCCAGGCGGACTCCCTGGAACACCTGCTGGCCCGCTATCGCGACGTGGCCCGACAGTTCACCAGCCGCACCCAGATTCGCCTCTATCTCGAGCGCTATGCCCGTCAGGCCGTGGAGCGCGACGCGCTGGTGGCCTTCACCACCCCGCGGCTGGTGGATGCCATGTTGCAGTCCTCGGATCTGGTGGGCCTGGTCCGACTGGGTCCGGGGGGCCACCCGCTGGTCACGATCGGTCGCACCCCCGAGCCATTGCCGGGCCCGACGCTTGCCGCGGCGGCCTCGACCGGCAGCACGCAGCTGGTGCAACAGGAGGAGGGGATGCTGCTGGAGGTGGCGGCCCCGATCCTGTCCCGGGACAGCCAGCGCATCGGAACCGACGTGCTCTATTTCAGCCCCCAGGCCATGGCCGGGGTGCTGGCCGATGCCAGTCGCTTCGGCGAGGGCGCGCGCCAATGGTTGCTGGGAACGCCCGACGCGACGCTGCTGGCGGTGGATTCGCAGGGGGTGGTGACCCTGGCCGAGGCGGGGGAGCGGCTGGCCGCCGGCCAGGGCGAGGTCCAGGCCGGTGGTCCGGCCGGGCTGACCCGCGAGGGCGGGTGGTGGGGGGACACGGTCATGGTGCATGCGCCGCTGGCCACCCCAGGGTGGGGACTGCTCGTGAAGATTCCCGCTCGCAGCTTCTACGGCATGGTCTTCCACGAGCTGCTCTGGCCGGTCGTCATGGTGCTGGTGCTCATGACGCTGGGGGCCTTCGCCACGGTGCGGACCATCAGTCCGCTGCTGTCGCGCATCACCGATCAGGCCGGGCGGCTGAGCCGGTCGGTCAACTTCGATCCGTTGACCGGCCTGCCCAACCGCAACTATCTCAACCAGCGGCTGGCCGTGGCCCTGGAAGTGGCCGAAGAGGCCGACGGGGAACTGGCGGTGCTGTTTCTCGACCTGGACCATTTCAAGGACATCAACGACAGCCTGGGCCATCCGCTGGGGGACCGCCTGCTGCAGGCGGTGGGCCAGCGACTGTTCCGGGTCGTGCGGGACATGGACGCCCTGGGGCGGCTGGGGGGTGACGAGTTCCTGCTGGTGATGGAGCACCTGCATGAGCCCGCCGATGCGGGCCGGGTGGCGCAGAAGCTGATCGATGCCCTTCTGCAGCCCTTCGATATCGACCAGCACGAGATCTTCATCGGCGCCTCCATCGGCATCAGCCTCTACCCCCGTGATGGGCGAAGCGCCGAGGAGCTGATCCAGCACGCCGATACCGCCATGTACGGCGCCAAGGCGCTCAAGCGCAATACCTGGAAGTTCTTCACGCCGGAACTGGGCGAGGCAAGTCGCGAACGCTTCGCCATGGACACCGGGCTGCGCCGGGCGCTGGACCGCAACGAACTGGTGCTGCACTACCAGCCCCAGGCCCGCGTGGAGGGCAACAGCGTGTTCGGCGCCGAGGCGCTGGTGCGGTGGACGACCCCGGAGGGCGAGGTGATCGGCCCGGGACGCTTCATCGCCCTGGCCGAGGAGGGCGGGTTGATCCACGCGATCGGCCGCTGGGTGTTGAGCGAGGCCTGCCACCAGGCGCGGCAGTGGGAGCTGCGCGGCCTTCCCCTGCGCGTCTCGGTCAACCTCTCGGGGCTGCAGGTGGTGCAGGGAGACATCGTCGGCGACGTGCGGGCCGCGCTCCACCAGAGCGGGCTGTCCCCCGCGCGGCTGGAACTGGAGATCACCGAGGGCTTCGTGATCGGCCATGCCGATGAGGGGCTGGAGCGGCTGCATGGCCTGCGCCGCCTGGGCGTCGAACTGGCCGTGGATGATTTCGGCACCGGCTACTCCTCGCTCTCCTACCTCAAGCGCCTGCCGGTGCAGTGCCTGAAGATCGACCAGTCCTTCATCGCCGATGTGCCCGGCGACCCCGACGACGAGACGATCGTCGCCGCCATCCTCTCGATCGCCGATCGCCTCGGGCTGGACGTGATCGCCGAGGGCGTGGAGAGCGCCGGCCAGCTCGACTTCCTCAGGTCCCTGGGCTGTCCCGCCTACCAGGGCGACTACCTGAGCCCGCCGCTTACGGCCGAACAGTTCGCGCTTCGCTGGGGCGGGGGAGGGTTGGCGCGGGAGGCCTGAACCGACGCCGCTTTCCGCCGGGCGCCCCGGTCGCTAGAATGAACGGCTCCAGTCGGGCATCGGGCCCGGTCATCGCAGGCGTCCCTCTGACCTCCCGGCATCCGTCTTCACCCAGCTGCTGTTTGCTTTACCGCAAGGATCCCGCGCTGCATGAGCTATCAGGTTCTGGCCCGCAAGTGGCGACCGCGTACCTTCCATGAACTGGTCGGCCAGGAGCATGTCCAGCGGGCGCTGGTCAATGCCCTGGACCAGGGCCGGCTGCACCACGCCTACCTGTTCACCGGCACCCGCGGGGTGGGCAAGACGACCCTGGCGCGCATCCTGGCCAAGTGCCTCAACTGCACGGCGAACGGTCGCGGCGACGAGGGTGTGACCTCGACGCCCTGTGGCGAGTGCGACAGCTGCCGGTCCATCGACGAGGGGCGCTTCGTCGACCTGATCGAGGTCGATGCCGCCTCGCGCACCAAGGTGGAGGACACCCGCGAGCTGCTCGACAACGTGCAGTACGCGCCGACCCAGGGTCGCTACAAGGTGTACCTGATCGACGAGGTGCACATGCTCTCCACCAGCAGCTTCAATGCGCTGCTCAAGACCCTGGAAGAGCCGCCGCCCCACGTGAAGTTCCTGCTGGCGACCACCGACCCGCAGAAGCTGCCCCCCACGGTGCTGTCGCGCTGCCTGCAGTTCACCCTCAAGCACATGCCGCCGGAGCGGATCGTCTCGCACCTGGCCATGGTGCTCGAGGCCGAGAGGGTGCCCTTCGAGGAGAGCGCCCTGTGGCTGCTCGGCAAGGCCGCCGAGGGCTCCATGCGCGATGCCATGAGCCTCACCGACCAGGCCATCGCCTTCGGCCAGGGCGAGGTTCGCCATGCCGACGTGGCGGCCATGCTCGGCACCCTGGACCACCGCCATGTGCTGGCGCTGGTCGAGGCGCTGGCCGAGGTGGATGCCGCCCGGCTGCTCGCCGAGGTGGCCGCCCTGGCCGAGCAGGGTCCCGACTTTGCCGCAGTGCTCGACGACATCACCGGCGTGCTGCACCGCCTGGCCATCGCCCAGATGGTGCCCGACGCCGTGGACAACGGCCACGGCGACCGGGAGGCCCTGCTGGCCCTGGCCGCGCGCTTCACCGCCGAGGACATACAGCTCTTCTACCAGATCGGCATCCAGGGCCGCGGTGACATGGAACATGCCCCGGACCTGCGCACCGCCCTGGAGATGACGCTGCTGCGCATGCTGGCGTTCCGCCCCCAGGGGGTGCCCCGGCCCGCCCAGACGCCGCTCCCTCTGCGCGGGCAGGGCGGTGCCGGCGAGACAGGGCCGGCAACGGGCCCGAAGGAAGCGTCGGGGCCGGCCGCCGAGGCGAGCCACGCCCCGGCGCCCGCGCCCGGGGCTGCCTCCGGCGAGGCCCCGGCCCGTCCCGCTCCTGTCGAGTCGGCGCCAGAGACAGGGCCAGAGCCAGAGCCGGCCGGGGAGGCCAGGCCGGCGCCGCCGCCGGACGACGAGCCGCCCCCCTGGGTGGAGCGGGAGGACGCGTCGGCTCAAGATGTGCCTCGCGAACCCGAGGCCGGCCAGGAGCTGCCGGAGGGGGCGCACGAGAACCCTTCCCCGGCGATGATGACCGAGCGCTCCGAAGCGGCGCATCCGGCCGACGCCACCCAGGAGGCCGAGCCTGCCGACGCGCCGCCGGTCGTCCTGGAGGGGCGCTTCGGCCACGACGACTGGCTGGCGCGCTTCGAGGGGCTGGGCCTGGGGGGACTGACTCGCAACCTGGCGGCCCACTGCGTGATCGAGGCCGACGACGGCGAACAGCTGACGATGCGTCTCGACCCCTCCCAGGAGGCGATGAACGCCGAGGTCCACGTGACCCGCATCCGCGAGGCGCTGGCGGCCATCGGCATCGAGCGACGCCTGGTGCTCGAGCCGGGGGAGCTCCCCCGGGAGGTCGAGACACCGAAGCAGCGGGCCGATCGCCTGGCCGCCCAGCGTCATGCCGAGGCGATTGAAGCCCTGAGCCGTGACCCCCATGTACAGAAGCTGAAGCAGGCCTTCGGTGCGCGCCTGATCGAATCCACGGTCAAGCCCGCCGATGCCGAGGCGCGTGGCTGAGCCGCCGCCCCCATACCGATCACACCAACCACGAGAGGACTTCGCCATGAACAAGGGTGGCATGGGCAATATCATGAAGCAGGCCCAGGAGATGCAGGAGAAGATGCAGAAGGCCCAGGAGGAGGTCGCCAAGGCCGAGGTCCAGGGTGAGGCGGGGGCCGGCATGGTCAAGGTGACCATGAATGGCCGCCATGACGTCAGCAAGGTCGATCTCGACCCGAGCCTCATGGAGGAGGACAAGGAGCTTCTCGAGGACCTGCTGGCCGCCGCCGTGAATGACGCGGTGCGCAAGGTCGAGGCAAGCTCCAAGGCCAAGATGGAGGAGGCCACGGCCGGCCTCAATCTGCCGCCTGGCTTCAAGATGCCCTTCTGATCGTGGCCGAGATGGACAGACCATGAGCTTTTCCCCGCTGGTCGAGAGACTGATGGAGTCGCTGCGGGTGCTGCCGGGCGTCGGGCCTAAGACAGCCCAGCGCATGGCCATGCACCTGCTCGAGCGCGACCGTGACGGCGGTCGGCGTCTGGTGGAGGCGCTGGACGTGTCGCTCGAGCGGGTCGGCTATTGCCAGCGATGCCGGACCCTGACCGAGGAGGAGGTGTGCGGTATCTGCCTGAGTGCGCGTCGCGACGACGCCGTGCTCTGCGTGGTGGAATCGCCCGCCGACCAGCTCGCCATCGAGGAGGCGGGCGGTTTCCGCGGTCGCTACTTCGTGCTGCATGGCCACCTCTCGCCGCTCGACGGCATTGGGCCCGAGGACATCGGGCTCGACCAGCTCGAGGCGCGGGTCGCCGAAGCGGGCGTGGAGGAGGTGGTCCTCGCCACCAATCCCACCGTGGAGGGCGAGGCGACCGCCCACTACATCGCCGCCCAGCTCTCCCCGCTGGGCGTGTCGCTCTCGCGGCTGGCCTATGGCGTGCCCATGGGCGGCGAGCTCGAGTACGTCGACGGTGGTACCCTGAGCCGCGCCTTCAATGGTCGCCTGCCCTTCCGGGGCGAGTGACCTTCCCCCCTGCTGTCGGAACCCTGAATGACCCTGAACCCCGAGATACGCTGGATCGATACCCCTGCCGCCCTGGACTCCGCCTGCGCCGAGGTGGCCGATGCCGATGTCATCGCCCTGGATACCGAGTTCTTTCGCGAGAACACCTTCCATCCGGTGCCGGCGCTGATCCAGTTCGCCGCGGGCGGCGCCCCGGCCTTCCTGGTGGATCCCCTGGAGGTGGCCTGCACCGAGGCCTTCCGGCGCCTGCTGGCCGAGGGGCCGCTGAAGCTGCTGCATGCCTCGAGCGAGGACCTGGAGGTCTTCGCCCACTGGGCCGGGGTCCCCGTGGCACCCCTGGTGGATACCCAGATCGCCCAGTCGCTGCTCGGCGAGGTGCCCTCGATGGGCTACCAGAAGTGCGTGGAGTTCTGGACCGGCGAGACCCTGCCCAAGGACGAGACCCGCTCCAACTGGCTGTTGCGCCCGCTCTCCGACTCCCAGAAGCGCTATGCGGCCCTGGATGTCGTCTACCTGCTGGACGTCTGGGAGCACCAGCGCGAGGCCCTCGATCGCCAGGGCCGGATGGCCTGGGTCGAGGCCGATTGCGCCGCGCTGGTGGCCCAGGCGGCGCGCAGCGAGACCGCCGATGGCCAATGGTACCTGCGCCATCGCCAGCTCTGGCGACTCTCCCCGCGTCAGGTGGAGGCCTATCGTCGCCTGACCCTCTGGCGGGAGGGGGAGGCCCGGCGCCGCGACGTGCCGAGGGGCTGGCTCGTCCACGACCGGCTGCTGTACGCCATTGCCGAGCAGCTGCCGGAAAACCGCTTCGAGCTGTCGCGTGTAGAGGGCCTGAAGCCGCCGCTGATCAAGCGCGAGGGCGACGAACTGCTGAGGCTGGTGCGCGAGGCCCTGCAGATCGACGAGAGCGCGCTGCCGCCGGCGCCGCTCTCGCCCATGACCCCGGAGTTCAAGCAGCGCCTCAAGGCCCTGAAGAAGGTGGTCAATGCCGACGCCGAGGCCCTCGGCGTGGCGCCCGAGGTACTGCTGAGACGGCGCGAGCTGGAGGCCCTGGTGAGTGCCGACCTGAGGGGCGAGCCGTTGCCCATGCCCGGCGGCTGGCGAGGGGATCGACTGGCGGCGGGCCTGACCGCGGTCCTCGAGGAGGTGTCACGATGAGCGACGACCGGATGCGCGGCAACAAGCTGCTGTGCGAGATCTTCAGGAGCTCGCGAAAGGAGGAGATGTACCTCTACGTGGACAAGCGACAGGGGCTCAGTGAAGTGCCCGAGGCGCTGCTGGGCCATTTCGGCCGGCCGATCTCGGCCATGACCCTGATCCTCACGCCGGAGAAGACGCTGGGACGGGCCAGGGCCCTGGACGTCATGGCCGCCATCCGCGAGAAGGGCTACTACCTGCAGATGCCTCCGGCCAAGGAGGACTATCTGCTCGATCTCTATCGCACCCCGACCACGGCACGTTACTAGTTCATCGCGCCCGAAGCCGCGCGAAACCCGCTGGGTCGCGCCCGAAGCCGCGCGAAACCCGCTGGGTCGCGCCCTAAGCCGCGCGAAACCCGCTGGGTCGCGCCCTAAGCCGCGCGAAACCCATTGGATCGCGCCCGAAGCTGCGCGAACCCTTCTGGATCGCGCCCCATGCCGCGCGACACCCGTTGGAACATGCACGACAACTCATCAACCCCCAGGGTGATCGCCCACGTGGCCCAGGAGAGAGCATGAGAGAACGATTCTGGGAGCGCTTCGACCTGGAGGAGCTCACCGACGAGGAGTGGGAGGCGCTCTGCGATGGCTGCGGCCAGTGTTGCCTGCTCAAGTTCCAGGACGAGGAGACCGGCGATCTCGCGGTACTCAACGTCGCCTGCGAACTGCTGGATATCCACAGCTGTCGCTGCAGCGACTATGCCCATCGGTTCGAGAAGGTGCCGGACTGCACGCAACTGACCCCCGAGCGCATCGACGACTTCCGCTGGCTGCCGAAGTCCTGCGCCTATCGTCGGGTGGCCGAGGGGCGCAAGCTGGCCGCCTGGCACCCGCTGATCGCCGGCGGACCCGAACGGATGCACCGCAAGGGCATCAGCGTGCGCAGCTTCGCCGTCTCCCAGCGCGAGGTGCCCGAGGACGAGCTCGAGGAGCACATCATCGCCATCCTGCCCATCGACGCCTGACCCGGCACCTGCGATGCTCTTCCATATGGAGCAGTTTTTTGTCGGCCGGGTCGGAGGAGGCAGCTGACCCTTCGTTACCCGCATCACGCGCTACACCCAGGGACCCGGCACAGGCCGGGTCCTTGTCGTCAGGGCATCAGCCCTCGCGCCCCTCGAGCCCCAGTGCCCAGAGGATGAAGGCGTCCTGTCGGGCGTTGTCGTGCCAGGCCTTGAAGCGTCCCGAGGCGCCGCCATGACCGGCGGACATGTCGGTTCTCAGCAGGATGGGACGATCGCGGAGGCTGTCCTGGCGGCCCAGCTCCGTGAGGCGCGCATAGAGCTTGGCCGGCTCCCAGTAGGGCACCCGGGTGTCGTGCCAGCTGCCCTGCAGGAAGACCGCCGGCCAGGGCTGGGCCGAGAGGTTGTCCAGCGGGGAGTAGTCGCGAATACGCCGATGCGCCTCGGGTTCGCGGGGGTCCCCCCATTCGGTGTACTCCGCCGTGGTCAGTGGCAGGTCGGGGTTCTCCATGGTGCGCAGCACGTCGACGAAGGGGACATCGAGTACCGCGGCGCAGAAGGCGTCGGGGGCCAGGTTGAGGCTGGCGCTGACCAGCAGTCCCCCGGCGCTCGCGCCATAGGCGGCAATATGCTCGCCATCGCTGAGGCCCTTCTCGACCAGGGCGTCACGGGCGGCGAGAAAGTCGTGGAAGCTGTTGGCCTTGTGCTCGAGCTTGCCGGCCAGGTACCAGGGTTCGCCGCGGTCGCCGCCGCCGCGGACATGGGCCACC from Halomonas aestuarii encodes:
- a CDS encoding LysR family transcriptional regulator, translating into MADVTIHSLKALAIFKTLFEAGSASQAARTLGITQSGVSRSLSQLEQNLGLELFLREKNRLVATPEARELYEEILRLMGNIEELRHSVLALKEFGTSRLRIAAIPGLAFGFVPRLIATLLEENRGFSISFDMMSSHDVLREVESGHADIGFVTLPVSSRVLRVEEWLTTHARCLVPRGHPLSGLEELTIADLKNQYLVISNQPNVGADPLLNLATAHGIHIAGKTEANIGAITSLVANGVGISVMNPITATDQLFRREEVVILPFTPEIDFSFGLVYRDDWKHARALELIRASGRDLLRYYPS
- a CDS encoding histone deacetylase family protein; its protein translation is MLTFHSELTKRRRALTELDGGQLVTPYECPERVDLVLARVLESGLGEVREPVEHGLAPVLAIHDRGYVEFLERCWADWVAAGRQGEAIAWIWPTRTMPGHVIPQHIDGRLGHYALGADTSICEGTFEAAMASKDIALSAVDHVLATGEPAFGLCRPPGHHAATDQFGGYCFFNNAAIAAQRALEAGRSRVAVLDVDFHHGNGTQEIFYARDDVLFLSLHGDPLHCFPHFLGHADETGEGAGEGFTVNYPMAPGTGYAAWVEALEAAKARILEAGCELLVVSLGVDAFEHDPISAFTLSSDDFTDVGRRLGRLGLPTVFLLEGGYAVEEIGLNAVNVLSGFEQP
- the cysK gene encoding cysteine synthase A codes for the protein MARIHDDNSRSIGNTPLVRLNRVNEGATIWAKIEGRNPAYSVKCRIGAAMIWDAEARGALKPGMTIIEPTSGNTGIALAFVAAARGYPLVLTMPASMSLERRKVLKALGADLVLTDPAKGMPGAIARAEEIAATDPARYWLPQQFQNPANPGIHETTTGPEIWDDTDGAVDVFVAGVGTGGTLTGVARYIKQTRGKAITAVAVEPVDSPVITQTLHGQAPTPAPHKIQGIGAGFVPANLDMALVDRVETVGNDDAMAMAHRLMQEEGILCGISCGAAVVVAVRLGRLPEFRDRNIVVVLPDSAERYLSSALFAGRFGEQESVQ
- a CDS encoding putative bifunctional diguanylate cyclase/phosphodiesterase, translating into MKRSQRRIVMLAMLGILVTGALVGVATAWPLYQAHRQGLETITLVSASAQADSLEHLLARYRDVARQFTSRTQIRLYLERYARQAVERDALVAFTTPRLVDAMLQSSDLVGLVRLGPGGHPLVTIGRTPEPLPGPTLAAAASTGSTQLVQQEEGMLLEVAAPILSRDSQRIGTDVLYFSPQAMAGVLADASRFGEGARQWLLGTPDATLLAVDSQGVVTLAEAGERLAAGQGEVQAGGPAGLTREGGWWGDTVMVHAPLATPGWGLLVKIPARSFYGMVFHELLWPVVMVLVLMTLGAFATVRTISPLLSRITDQAGRLSRSVNFDPLTGLPNRNYLNQRLAVALEVAEEADGELAVLFLDLDHFKDINDSLGHPLGDRLLQAVGQRLFRVVRDMDALGRLGGDEFLLVMEHLHEPADAGRVAQKLIDALLQPFDIDQHEIFIGASIGISLYPRDGRSAEELIQHADTAMYGAKALKRNTWKFFTPELGEASRERFAMDTGLRRALDRNELVLHYQPQARVEGNSVFGAEALVRWTTPEGEVIGPGRFIALAEEGGLIHAIGRWVLSEACHQARQWELRGLPLRVSVNLSGLQVVQGDIVGDVRAALHQSGLSPARLELEITEGFVIGHADEGLERLHGLRRLGVELAVDDFGTGYSSLSYLKRLPVQCLKIDQSFIADVPGDPDDETIVAAILSIADRLGLDVIAEGVESAGQLDFLRSLGCPAYQGDYLSPPLTAEQFALRWGGGGLAREA
- the dnaX gene encoding DNA polymerase III subunit gamma/tau, with product MSYQVLARKWRPRTFHELVGQEHVQRALVNALDQGRLHHAYLFTGTRGVGKTTLARILAKCLNCTANGRGDEGVTSTPCGECDSCRSIDEGRFVDLIEVDAASRTKVEDTRELLDNVQYAPTQGRYKVYLIDEVHMLSTSSFNALLKTLEEPPPHVKFLLATTDPQKLPPTVLSRCLQFTLKHMPPERIVSHLAMVLEAERVPFEESALWLLGKAAEGSMRDAMSLTDQAIAFGQGEVRHADVAAMLGTLDHRHVLALVEALAEVDAARLLAEVAALAEQGPDFAAVLDDITGVLHRLAIAQMVPDAVDNGHGDREALLALAARFTAEDIQLFYQIGIQGRGDMEHAPDLRTALEMTLLRMLAFRPQGVPRPAQTPLPLRGQGGAGETGPATGPKEASGPAAEASHAPAPAPGAASGEAPARPAPVESAPETGPEPEPAGEARPAPPPDDEPPPWVEREDASAQDVPREPEAGQELPEGAHENPSPAMMTERSEAAHPADATQEAEPADAPPVVLEGRFGHDDWLARFEGLGLGGLTRNLAAHCVIEADDGEQLTMRLDPSQEAMNAEVHVTRIREALAAIGIERRLVLEPGELPREVETPKQRADRLAAQRHAEAIEALSRDPHVQKLKQAFGARLIESTVKPADAEARG
- a CDS encoding YbaB/EbfC family nucleoid-associated protein — encoded protein: MNKGGMGNIMKQAQEMQEKMQKAQEEVAKAEVQGEAGAGMVKVTMNGRHDVSKVDLDPSLMEEDKELLEDLLAAAVNDAVRKVEASSKAKMEEATAGLNLPPGFKMPF
- the recR gene encoding recombination mediator RecR; amino-acid sequence: MSFSPLVERLMESLRVLPGVGPKTAQRMAMHLLERDRDGGRRLVEALDVSLERVGYCQRCRTLTEEEVCGICLSARRDDAVLCVVESPADQLAIEEAGGFRGRYFVLHGHLSPLDGIGPEDIGLDQLEARVAEAGVEEVVLATNPTVEGEATAHYIAAQLSPLGVSLSRLAYGVPMGGELEYVDGGTLSRAFNGRLPFRGE
- the rnd gene encoding ribonuclease D encodes the protein MTLNPEIRWIDTPAALDSACAEVADADVIALDTEFFRENTFHPVPALIQFAAGGAPAFLVDPLEVACTEAFRRLLAEGPLKLLHASSEDLEVFAHWAGVPVAPLVDTQIAQSLLGEVPSMGYQKCVEFWTGETLPKDETRSNWLLRPLSDSQKRYAALDVVYLLDVWEHQREALDRQGRMAWVEADCAALVAQAARSETADGQWYLRHRQLWRLSPRQVEAYRRLTLWREGEARRRDVPRGWLVHDRLLYAIAEQLPENRFELSRVEGLKPPLIKREGDELLRLVREALQIDESALPPAPLSPMTPEFKQRLKALKKVVNADAEALGVAPEVLLRRRELEALVSADLRGEPLPMPGGWRGDRLAAGLTAVLEEVSR
- a CDS encoding YcgL domain-containing protein, with the protein product MSDDRMRGNKLLCEIFRSSRKEEMYLYVDKRQGLSEVPEALLGHFGRPISAMTLILTPEKTLGRARALDVMAAIREKGYYLQMPPAKEDYLLDLYRTPTTARY